A window of Castanea sativa cultivar Marrone di Chiusa Pesio chromosome 8, ASM4071231v1 genomic DNA:
TGGCAATATGCAAAGGAGTCTCTGCAAAGGGTGCTAGAGAAACTTTTTCAAGGATTAGTGGATCTTCTTCTAGTAATGCTTTGAGGGTGATGACATCTCCTAGTTGAGCAGCCATGGACAGTCGTGGATCCATAGGAGAACGAGATGAATAAATGATAAACCTTTGATTATGTTTTTGTGGAGCTTGTTAATTTTATGAAGTGGGAGACTATATATGACATGGGTTTTATGTAGAAGGAGATGTGGCTCCCATTTTCTATACTAGTTTCGAGAGGAAAACGACCTTGGATGAACCGTTAATTCCACATGTGCCTTTATGTTTATGGCATCAACTATCAAGATTATTGCGTACGATTGAAATGTTACTGACATTTTGAATTACCGAAATGGATAAAATCTATACTTTTTTTCATACAATTTATCAGAGGAACTCTAGGGAGGGATTTTCAAACATAATAGTTCTTATTCCTGGGAtgaaatgtggaggttttttttcttataacataATTTGAACTTATAGATACTTCttttatgtgaaaaaagaataaaataatacatatatagTCGGGATACAAATGCTCAGATGGGAACAATGACTGAGACAGAAAAGttagcttgaaaaaaaaaaaaaactaattttgttgatttttagaGATATGATGAGATAAAAAGCTTTTATTGCTGGCTGATATGCAGTTTTTACTTATGGCAAGAAAGGAATGGAAATTTGATCGTATTCTACCCCCAAATGTTGGAATTGGAGACAAAATACAGCCTCACATTGACAAGTAAATGATGCATCTTATTTCTCTCAATCACTCTCATAGCCTATGTGGCCATCTCAATCCTTTCATTATTctctatttatcaaaaaattaacaacaaaaaaaagaaaaagaaaaaggaatcaTTAACTATACGCAACAAACTACAGTTGCTCCCAGGAAGCAAAGTTCAAACCACCAGCATTATCCTTTCTGGCCAAATGGGACTATAGGACCATTAGGTCTGATTTGTAGGAAGCAGTCTAAGCAAATTGACATCCAATAATCAACCACCAATCAGGGTACCCTATGCTAATGCATAGATCCCACATATTACAGATGAGACGTGTGAGCCCATTACGGTCAAGCCTGCAACTGTAGGCAGCTTGTTGGTGGTGGGTAATTATGGTGCAAAACATTAACAAAACTGGCATTACACATCTTAGCCTCCCtctttttatatacatattattTCATGATTTATATggataaaataaaactaattcgCTACTTTTTTCTCCAAGCAACTTGTGAGGGTTACCTCTAGATCAAACACCGAAGCCATTGGAAGATCTAATCCTGCACACGAGggacaataaaaaatattttcggCTACAACATGGGGACAATTGCACCAAATTTTGAGATTTCAATATGCTGATGGaagaaaataagtttgaaaCTGTCAGCTAAAGGTACAGAAGCATATACCACAAACATCTAAAGACCTAAAGAACTACAGGTTCAGCCTTGCCTAGAATGGTGTTTGCAAGTTTCACCTTCCTTTTCTATTCCTAACCATCTGTCACGATAATATTAGCCTAACATCTACTTGTATATCAGAAAATAAGAACTACCAACCTATGTGAGATAAGTTAACACAAGCACCAGAAATGCATGGTCATTCAACCTTCTTCATCATAATCTTCCTCATCCTCGTCCTCATCTATCCTTCTACTTAAGTTGGCAAGATGTACGGGATCAATGgcaatatttttcatttcagaTTCAGACCAGTCAGGGTATTCCTTGGGCTTTATTTCTGGAACGGGCTCTGCAGATGAACTAGCAGGGACAGCAGCTGTAGTTGTTGAGTCCCCATTCTCATCTAAGTCCATATTCAAGTCAAAGTTTCTAACGGGTGCTTCTTCACTTTTGACAGCCAGAATATCTTCCTTCCATTCTTTGGTTTCTGCCCCATTATCAAGCCTCTGAAGACTTTGATTGAGTTTTTCATCATGCTCAGAATCATCTGGATCatcttcaaacttctcatattGTTCAATCGTCTCTCTCTCAACTGTTTGACTACCTCGCCCACGACCTCTACCTCTACCTCTTCCTCTGCCCCTACCCCTTCCTCTGCCACTGCTGCTATTGTGGACTGCATCATGCTGCAAcgcaaagaaaaaaatcatcaagCAAATTCATTCTGTTAAGACTGATTATACGTTGGCTTAAAAGATGCATCCCAAGTTCTATAAATGCCTGTCCTATTATAATTTCATACAATTTTACAAACCATGTTTCAGTAATACTCATCtgactctattttttattttccaatttGGAATTTCCGAGATACAAATTTCCCAGTAATTGAAGTTCAGAAAACCCAGGAAGATGAGCATGAATTTTCTACATCTCAGTTAAATACCCAAATTGAAGCATGTTCAAACACATTAATgaataaatcaaaaaataattcttagaACAAAAAGAGAATAAGACACTGAACACCCACTAAGTGTGAAAGACTTCCAAAAAAACGAATTGATAATAATGTGAATCTGAGTGCAGTACATGTCTTACCATTTTATGCCTCTTGGACTCATCATCACTATCATTTTCAACGTTATCAGTAATTTTCCTGATAAATCAGAGTATTAACATAGTATATTAGCCATAAAATAACTTTCTTTCTTCGTCAGCTATTTACAAGAGATAACATCATATTTTTCCAAACCTTCTTTTGGCAACAGAACGATCTTCACCAGCAGCTTCTGAACCGCCTAAATCAGGAACCTTGCAGACGATATCTTTCAGAAAATCAAAAACGTTAAAGGCCTGGACACACTGTTTTCTGTACATACAAGGATAAAATTTTAAGCACCTTAGATTTACATCTTGGAGacaaagcacaaaaagaataatttttctCATAGCAAGAATGAACCCTATTGTCTAATGTGTGCCAAAGTCCCTGTGCCTGtgtgcatgagagagagagagagagagagagaaagagagagagaggggacaTAGATATCACTATTTTCTTCCCATGTACTTTAGGCCAGTGCAAACGCCAAATTGCCAAATATCTCAGAAACTACACCTAAAACAAATGCTAAAGAAGGAGACACTGTCTTTAAGCTTAATAACTGATCCTTAGAGCATATAGGCATGGTGTTTGATAGAAAAGAGTCGGGA
This region includes:
- the LOC142607029 gene encoding uncharacterized protein LOC142607029 isoform X1, giving the protein MRKKLDTRFPAARIKKIMQADEDIGKIAMAVPLLVSKALELFLQDLCAQTYEITLKRGAKTMNSLHLKQCVQAFNVFDFLKDIVCKVPDLGGSEAAGEDRSVAKRRKITDNVENDSDDESKRHKMHDAVHNSSSGRGRGRGRGRGRGRGRGRGSQTVERETIEQYEKFEDDPDDSEHDEKLNQSLQRLDNGAETKEWKEDILAVKSEEAPVRNFDLNMDLDENGDSTTTAAVPASSSAEPVPEIKPKEYPDWSESEMKNIAIDPVHLANLSRRIDEDEDEEDYDEEG
- the LOC142607029 gene encoding uncharacterized protein LOC142607029 isoform X2 is translated as MQADEDIGKIAMAVPLLVSKALELFLQDLCAQTYEITLKRGAKTMNSLHLKQCVQAFNVFDFLKDIVCKVPDLGGSEAAGEDRSVAKRRKITDNVENDSDDESKRHKMHDAVHNSSSGRGRGRGRGRGRGRGRGRGSQTVERETIEQYEKFEDDPDDSEHDEKLNQSLQRLDNGAETKEWKEDILAVKSEEAPVRNFDLNMDLDENGDSTTTAAVPASSSAEPVPEIKPKEYPDWSESEMKNIAIDPVHLANLSRRIDEDEDEEDYDEEG